The genomic DNA CGGCCATCCTCGACCGACTGTTGCACCACAGCCACACGCTGCTGATTCATGGCGACAGCTACCGGCTGCGGCAGAAGCGCAAGGCCGGGCTGCTGGGCCGTGGCTCGCCGCAGACCCCTGACGCCGGAGCAGAACCCGGGCGCTGAGCCTCGGAAGCCGCCTCCGCGCGCCCTCGCTCGAGAAGCAGCGAGGGCGCGCTCCGGCGGACATCCGCAGTAGAACGACGGAGCATCTCGACGTAGAACAACGAGCCCGGGAGGGGGTCAGTTTTAGTGACGTAAGGGGGTCAAAAATTCCTGTCGCCTGACAACACGTACCGTCGTGCCATCTACCCCGTACACGGCCAACCCACGCCACATGTGACGACGCGCACTCTCCTGGCCCCATTTGCGCGCTGTCTTCTCGAACAGCCACTGCATGGGCTGACTGCCCAGTCGGCAGCGGGCCTGGGCGACGGCGCTTGGTGCGACGGGACCTGCCCCAGGCAGCACCAGGTCCAACCTCTCCACCCACTCCGCGATGGAGCGATGTCGATAGAGCGCCATGCCCAGCACCAGCCACACCACCTGCTCGGCTGGCAGTCGGCGTCGACGCACCGTGGCCGTCCCCGTCGCCTCCAGCGCCGCCTCCACCCCCGCGGGCTCCAGTTGCTCGCACAACCTTTCAAAGGCTCCCTCATCCGCCGAGGGCAACAGCCCCATCCTCCTGGCCACGACTGTCTCCTTTCCAAGGACGATCGTGCCACTATGCACTATTCGGACGAGCTAAACTGATCGGCATTGGGGCAAGTCCACTGACATTCTTGGTCCAGGGGCTTCGGGAGGGGGGCGTCATAAAGGGGCGATTTTGTTGCCGCTCTACATTTGTCTTAGAGGGTGTTGAACTGGAGCAGAGGGATTCCCTCGCTCCAAGATGGGCGCTCAAGGCCAAAGCAGTGCGTTCCTGCCCCTTGTGGCGGTGTGTTCGTGGAATTCTTGTGACTCCGTAGCCGCTGCGGCCGTTGCCTTCGTCCGTTTTGTCCTCCTGCCAATGGATGACCGCGAAGGTAGTGGCGACCAAGTGACCGCGCAAGTTGCGCATGGCACGAGAGTCCTTATCTCCCAAGGTCATGAGCGATCTACCCATGCCCGATAGGCAGCGCTATCCCACGGACCTGACGGACAAACAATGGGCGCTGGTAGAACCCTTCGTCCGGGCCAGCCACTGTGGGCCTCAAGAGGTGCTACATCCACGGCGAGAAGTGGTCAACGCCATCCTGTACATCAAGCGCACGGGAGCGCAGTGGCGCTACATGCCGCACGACTTGCCGGACTGGCGGATTGTCTATCACTACTTCGCGCGCTGGAAGAAGGATGGGACGTGGAAGAAACTCAACGATGAGTTGAGGCGAGAGGTGCGCACGAGGGAGGGACACGAGGAGGAGCCAACGGCGGGAATCTTGGACAGCCAGAGCGTCAAGACGATGCAAGAGGCGGAGACGAAGGGATATGACGCGGGAAA from Melittangium boletus DSM 14713 includes the following:
- a CDS encoding transposase domain-containing protein; protein product: MARRMGLLPSADEGAFERLCEQLEPAGVEAALEATGTATVRRRRLPAEQVVWLVLGMALYRHRSIAEWVERLDLVLPGAGPVAPSAVAQARCRLGSQPMQWLFEKTARKWGQESARRHMWRGLAVYGVDGTTVRVVRRQEFLTPLRH